A genome region from Marinobacter panjinensis includes the following:
- the gspI gene encoding type II secretion system minor pseudopilin GspI → MNTQRGFTLIEVLVALLVFGLIATAAAEVGSQYISSYERIRDKTLAGWVADNRINELRLQENLPEISENTDDMDYGPFRWQVRTAVLGTEDPSILRVEVTVARFRGNESDPPPVHTLSAFIGDS, encoded by the coding sequence ATGAATACCCAGCGCGGCTTCACACTGATCGAGGTTCTGGTTGCGCTGCTGGTGTTTGGCCTGATTGCAACGGCTGCCGCTGAAGTGGGCAGCCAGTATATTTCCAGCTACGAGCGCATACGGGACAAGACCCTGGCAGGGTGGGTTGCCGATAACCGCATCAATGAACTCCGGCTGCAGGAAAACCTTCCGGAGATCTCTGAAAACACAGACGACATGGACTACGGCCCCTTCCGCTGGCAGGTCAGAACGGCGGTACTCGGCACTGAAGATCCGTCCATATTACGGGTAGAGGTCACCGTTGCACGTTTCCGCGGGAATGAATCCGATCCCCCGCCGGTGCACACTCTGTCTGCCTTTATTGGTGACAGCTGA
- the gspJ gene encoding type II secretion system minor pseudopilin GspJ, giving the protein MSVSALEKLRSGRPVVRNGFTLMEMLIAVTITAVIGLGVWQVLGNVVLSRDRVNEVADQFDSVQRTMLLLERDITQIVNRPGRDIYGDYNPALTSREDDFALMLTRQGWRNPLGTRRSTLQRVAWEYTGDELRRRYWVSVDQGQEDNSQDLMLLADVTDFTVRFLDDQRNWRDDWPDETSMANMTPGSRPDIPLPLGIEITLTHERFGKLVRTFTLPDFDNGQAQGIINAANESQADQDDTDTEQQGDDTGQDNTATGGQ; this is encoded by the coding sequence ATGTCCGTTTCGGCGCTTGAAAAACTGCGGTCAGGGCGGCCCGTTGTCCGCAACGGCTTCACGCTGATGGAAATGCTGATTGCGGTCACGATTACCGCGGTGATTGGCCTTGGGGTCTGGCAGGTACTGGGCAACGTGGTCCTGTCCAGGGACCGGGTCAATGAAGTCGCCGATCAGTTCGATTCCGTTCAGCGCACCATGCTGCTACTCGAGCGGGATATCACACAGATCGTCAATCGGCCCGGCCGGGACATATACGGCGACTACAATCCGGCACTGACCAGTCGTGAAGATGATTTTGCGCTGATGCTGACCCGCCAGGGTTGGCGCAATCCGCTTGGTACCCGCCGCAGCACGTTACAGCGGGTTGCCTGGGAATACACCGGTGACGAATTGCGTCGCCGCTACTGGGTTTCGGTTGACCAGGGTCAGGAAGATAACAGCCAGGATCTGATGCTGCTGGCGGATGTGACTGATTTTACGGTTCGCTTCCTGGACGACCAGCGTAACTGGCGCGACGACTGGCCTGACGAGACCAGCATGGCAAACATGACTCCCGGCAGTCGCCCGGATATCCCGTTGCCGCTCGGTATTGAAATTACCCTGACGCATGAGCGCTTCGGGAAACTGGTGCGGACATTTACCCTGCCAGATTTCGACAACGGCCAGGCCCAGGGCATTATTAATGCGGCCAATGAATCGCAAGCTGATCAGGACGACACAGATACCGAGCAGCAGGGTGACGATACCGGGCAGGACAACACTGCGACAGGGGGGCAATGA